One region of Trichosurus vulpecula isolate mTriVul1 chromosome 1, mTriVul1.pri, whole genome shotgun sequence genomic DNA includes:
- the LOC118834068 gene encoding perilipin-3-like: MEKTVSEILIDAKEIVARLATKASSEPITQERMSIPQAPQEIPPSSKEIIPDKAQPSKESDSLMNASSGYSSKDDAISISNVSTRSVSEEKIWSEIQEEKETLEEFKTTMDKYFPLSPNEATIQEASEEDGGYFGDVSSKGTAYFISLGSLPSHLQPQAYKHALENIRGAKNNIRKLLYHLYDAIEWAYQRKQGSVDGQNCHKALFELWIKWSRSLFENEDSKQLLEIQALAMSRIIALKLQLAFTDLMPQVQGLSSSVQIQDKLQRAFHTVQELYTTLSLNNRFEDLDKYLLSQSQFKLTQAQGIIEELFCFLEGSIPSG, from the exons TACTTATTGATGCAAAAGAGATTGTGGCTAGGCTCGCTACCAAAG CTTCAAGTGAGCCTATCACCCAAGAGAGAATGAGCATACCACAAGCACCACAGGAG ATACCACCTTCATCTAAAGAGATCATACCTGACAAAGCTCAACCATCAAAAGAAAGTGATTCATTGATGAATGCCAGTAGTGGTTACTCGAGCAAGGACGATGCCATAAGCATCAGTAATGTGAGCACAAGGTCTGTGTCTGAAGAGAAAATCTGGTCTGAAATccaagaggagaaagaaacacTAGAAGAATTCAAAACAACTATGGACAAATACTTCCCACTCTCACCAAATGAGG CTACTATCCAAGAAGCTTCAGAGGAAGATGGAGGTTATTTTGGAGACGTGTCTTCAAAAGGCACAGCCTACTTCATATCACTAGGTTCTCTGCCAAGCCACCTCCAGCCCCAGGCATATAAGCATGCATTGGAAAATATCAGAGGTGCCAAGAACAACATCAGAAAACTCTTGTACCATCTCTATGATGCAATTGAATGG GCTTATCAAAGAAAGCAAGGTTCTGTGGATGGGCAGAATTGCCATAAGGCCCTATTTGAGCTGTGGATCAAGTGGAGTAGGAGCCTGTTCGAAAAT GAAGACAGCAAACAG CTCTTGGAAATCCAGGCTCTGGCCATGTCCCGTATCATTGCTCTGAAATTACAGTTGGCCTTCACAGACCTCATGCCTCAAGTCCAGGGTCTCTCAAGCAGTGTACAAATACAAGACAAGCTCCAACGGGCTTTTCATACCGTGCAGGAGCTTTACACCACCCTTTCACTAAATAATAGGTTTGAAGATCTAGACAAGTATCTTCTGTCCCAGAGCCAATTCAAGCTCACTCAAGCCCAGGGAATTATAGaagaattgttttgtttcttagaaGGTAGTATTCCTTCTGGTTGA